One Caldisericota bacterium DNA window includes the following coding sequences:
- the cas1 gene encoding CRISPR-associated endonuclease Cas1 has translation MQLVINSRGSYLQKKNNCFLIKNDDKVFEISVKKVDSILITTSAYFSTDAVKFAVDNNIDIIFLDHFGNPYGRVWHSKLGSTTLIRRKQLESSTGERGLNLGKEWIICKIDNQINLIKDLRNSRAKKGKILSEHIISLEKRKFMLTKIDGSLEDKRNNIMAIEGMAGKEYFGALNYIMPDRFKFDGRSRNPAKDEFNCLLNYGYGVLYSMVEKGCILAGLDPYLGFIHTDNYNKKSLVFDLIEMFRILIDKTVVYLFSKRKVKKEYFDQIKNGLSLNQEGKAVLISALNETLEKKIRYRGRNIKNRNIIQLECHRIANNLLKQK, from the coding sequence ATGCAATTAGTTATAAATTCCAGAGGTTCTTACTTACAAAAAAAGAATAATTGTTTTTTAATTAAAAACGACGACAAAGTTTTTGAAATTTCTGTTAAGAAAGTCGATAGTATCTTAATTACGACCAGTGCTTATTTTTCAACAGATGCAGTTAAATTTGCTGTTGATAATAATATTGATATTATCTTTTTAGATCATTTTGGCAATCCCTATGGCAGAGTCTGGCATTCTAAATTAGGAAGCACAACACTAATAAGGAGAAAACAATTAGAATCTTCTACTGGGGAAAGAGGATTAAACTTAGGGAAGGAATGGATAATTTGCAAAATTGATAATCAGATTAATCTCATTAAGGATCTAAGAAATTCCCGTGCTAAAAAAGGGAAAATCCTTAGTGAGCATATAATATCCTTAGAAAAAAGGAAATTTATGTTAACTAAGATAGATGGTTCTTTGGAAGATAAAAGAAATAATATTATGGCTATAGAGGGGATGGCAGGGAAAGAATATTTTGGAGCCTTAAACTATATTATGCCAGATAGATTTAAATTTGATGGCAGGAGCAGAAACCCAGCTAAAGATGAATTCAATTGCTTACTTAATTATGGTTATGGAGTACTCTATTCTATGGTGGAAAAAGGATGTATTCTTGCTGGCCTTGATCCCTATCTGGGCTTTATTCATACAGATAATTATAATAAAAAATCTTTAGTCTTTGATCTTATCGAGATGTTTAGAATATTAATTGATAAGACCGTAGTTTATCTATTCAGCAAAAGAAAGGTCAAAAAAGAATATTTTGACCAAATAAAAAACGGACTTTCTCTAAATCAAGAAGGAAAAGCAGTTTTAATAAGTGCACTAAATGAGACTCTGGAGAAAAAGATCAGATACAGAGGAAGAAATATTAAAAACAGAAATATAATTCAATTGGAATGTCATCGAATTGCTAATAATTTATTAAAACAGAAATGA